The following proteins are co-located in the Haloplanus sp. HW8-1 genome:
- a CDS encoding DUF4013 domain-containing protein, which translates to MINESLTYLRTSDDWVKTVLIGGLLTFFGFLLVPVVFVAGYLVRVLRATMHGDDTPPRFANWGDLGRDGLYAVAIAFVYGIVPGLLIALTAGIAAVVAGPGPRSGLLVGGVTFVGGLLALVVGLLAAYVVPAAVANYAEQGSFGAGFAVSDLRPVLTSGTYATAWLLGFVVVLGAGVVTGLLSVVPFVGTFVGAFVSFYAVVAAYYIVGHAWGDARGLTVHDEDGETSTEQPAV; encoded by the coding sequence ATGATCAACGAATCACTCACCTACCTGCGGACGAGCGACGACTGGGTAAAGACGGTCCTGATCGGCGGCTTGTTGACGTTCTTCGGGTTCCTGCTCGTTCCCGTCGTCTTCGTCGCCGGCTACCTGGTCCGAGTCCTGCGAGCGACGATGCACGGCGACGACACGCCGCCACGATTCGCGAACTGGGGCGATCTCGGGCGCGACGGCCTCTACGCCGTCGCTATCGCGTTCGTCTACGGGATCGTCCCCGGCCTGCTGATCGCCCTGACCGCGGGGATCGCCGCGGTGGTCGCGGGGCCGGGACCCCGGAGTGGGCTGCTGGTTGGCGGCGTGACGTTCGTCGGCGGGCTGCTGGCGCTCGTCGTCGGCCTGCTCGCGGCGTACGTCGTCCCGGCGGCGGTCGCCAACTACGCGGAACAGGGATCGTTCGGCGCAGGCTTCGCCGTCAGCGACCTGCGCCCCGTCCTCACCTCGGGCACCTACGCAACGGCGTGGCTGCTCGGCTTCGTCGTCGTCCTCGGGGCGGGGGTCGTCACGGGACTGCTCAGCGTCGTTCCGTTCGTCGGCACGTTCGTCGGGGCGTTCGTGAGCTTCTACGCCGTCGTCGCGGCGTACTACATCGTCGGTCACGCCTGGGGGGACGCCCGCGGGCTGACGGTCCACGACGAGGACGGCGAGACGAGTACGGAGCAGCCGGCAGTCTGA
- a CDS encoding PQQ-binding-like beta-propeller repeat protein, translating to MAEGRTRRGVLRTIGGTVLGGVVTGTARVGTAQTGESWPQFGGGAANTGNVPGNTGPVEGVREAWRVGLDGPGSAVVADGTVYVESLDGLRALDAADGTERWRFGGEDEVVSPAVVDGTVYVGRGDRVYALSAGDGTERWRFSTDDSITAGPTVAGDTVLVGGSASDVYALAAADGSLRWRFPTDETVRSVPAVASDTVYVGSDDDTLYALATADGSERWRFAVGSGVGTPAVANGVVYVGGYESPLYALDAADGSERWSVETDRGYPSPSVADGTVYVERGGGVSALSAADGTERWSFGTDGIIGKPAVVDGTVYVGGTRHLYALNAADGTERWRFEAGDWLRSPAVAGGRVYVSSADGHLYALEAGSERVASAAVDLPVADARAELFLERRWPVIAMSAFGSTAALTGGALWYRHRRRDGGGDEPPAVRDDDRPTALERIRDDGDEGEPDGVSWPEEDVERLRADADEGGSTGTAGEAGEGVSDADAETNPDPASGAIDAGDSLEAEATTLDDAREAVARADALTDRAAEAGFDARREAADRRRRDPLAASEGGDRLGPPESIPRAPDVSVDYDALTDEEPIGGGGNADVTKATLPTPDGDVTLAIKVPRMSGTLHTDAVERLLTEAETWDKLDDHDHVVGVVDYGAEPLPWIAMEYMDAGHLGTRAGDLDFEQALWTALGITKGVRHAHRRGVAHLDLKPANVLFRSVEDAWDVPKVADWGLSKHLLEHSKSVEGLSPQYAAPEQFDDEFGSVDDITDVYQLGVVLYELFTGAPPFEGKPAKTMHRVLHEDPTPPSEVADVPAALDDVLLTALETDKQDRYESVLYLRDGLRDVVAD from the coding sequence ATGGCCGAGGGGCGGACACGCCGGGGAGTGTTGCGAACGATCGGCGGGACAGTCCTCGGAGGAGTGGTGACCGGGACGGCGAGAGTCGGCACGGCCCAGACCGGCGAGTCGTGGCCACAGTTCGGTGGCGGCGCGGCGAACACGGGGAACGTGCCGGGGAACACCGGTCCCGTCGAGGGAGTCCGCGAGGCGTGGCGGGTCGGACTGGACGGGCCCGGATCGGCAGTGGTGGCCGACGGCACCGTCTACGTCGAGAGCCTGGACGGGCTACGGGCGCTCGACGCGGCCGACGGTACGGAGCGCTGGCGCTTCGGCGGCGAGGACGAGGTGGTGTCGCCGGCGGTGGTCGACGGCACCGTCTACGTCGGGCGAGGGGACAGGGTGTACGCGCTGAGCGCGGGTGACGGCACGGAGCGCTGGCGATTTTCGACCGACGATTCGATCACCGCGGGGCCGACCGTCGCCGGCGATACCGTGCTGGTCGGGGGATCGGCCAGCGACGTGTACGCACTCGCCGCCGCCGACGGGAGCCTGCGGTGGCGCTTCCCGACGGACGAAACGGTGCGTTCGGTGCCGGCGGTGGCGAGCGACACGGTCTACGTCGGCAGCGACGACGACACCCTGTACGCCCTCGCCACGGCCGACGGGAGCGAGCGGTGGCGCTTCGCCGTCGGCAGCGGCGTGGGGACGCCGGCGGTGGCGAACGGCGTCGTCTACGTCGGCGGCTACGAGTCCCCCCTGTACGCGCTGGATGCCGCCGACGGGAGCGAGCGGTGGAGCGTCGAGACGGACCGCGGGTATCCGTCTCCGTCGGTGGCCGACGGCACCGTCTACGTCGAGCGTGGCGGCGGCGTGAGCGCGCTGAGCGCGGCCGACGGCACGGAGCGCTGGTCGTTCGGGACGGACGGGATCATCGGGAAGCCCGCGGTGGTCGACGGCACCGTCTACGTCGGAGGGACCCGGCACCTGTACGCGCTGAACGCGGCCGACGGCACGGAGCGCTGGCGCTTCGAGGCGGGGGACTGGCTTCGCTCGCCGGCCGTCGCCGGCGGGCGCGTCTACGTGTCGAGTGCCGACGGCCACCTGTACGCGCTGGAGGCCGGGAGCGAACGGGTCGCCTCCGCGGCCGTCGACCTGCCGGTTGCGGACGCGCGAGCGGAACTGTTCCTCGAACGCAGGTGGCCGGTCATCGCCATGTCGGCCTTCGGGTCGACCGCCGCGCTCACCGGGGGTGCGCTGTGGTATCGACATCGGCGCCGGGACGGTGGCGGGGACGAACCGCCCGCCGTTCGCGACGACGACCGACCGACGGCGCTGGAGCGCATCCGGGACGACGGCGACGAGGGAGAACCGGACGGGGTTTCGTGGCCCGAGGAGGACGTCGAACGCCTCCGGGCCGACGCGGACGAGGGAGGCAGTACCGGGACGGCGGGTGAGGCTGGCGAAGGAGTGTCCGACGCCGATGCGGAGACGAACCCCGATCCCGCCTCCGGCGCAATCGACGCCGGCGACAGCCTCGAAGCCGAGGCGACGACCCTCGACGACGCCCGGGAGGCGGTGGCCCGCGCGGACGCGCTGACCGACCGGGCGGCCGAGGCGGGGTTCGACGCCCGCCGAGAGGCGGCCGATCGACGACGGCGGGACCCGCTGGCGGCGTCCGAGGGTGGGGACCGTCTCGGGCCACCCGAGTCGATCCCGCGGGCGCCCGACGTGAGCGTCGACTACGACGCCCTGACCGACGAGGAACCCATCGGCGGCGGTGGCAACGCCGACGTGACGAAGGCGACCCTGCCCACGCCGGACGGCGACGTGACGCTGGCGATCAAGGTTCCCCGGATGTCGGGGACGCTCCACACGGACGCGGTCGAGCGGTTGCTGACGGAGGCCGAGACGTGGGACAAACTCGACGACCACGACCACGTGGTGGGCGTCGTCGACTACGGCGCCGAACCGCTCCCGTGGATCGCCATGGAGTACATGGACGCCGGCCATCTCGGCACCCGGGCCGGCGACCTCGACTTCGAGCAGGCGTTGTGGACTGCCCTCGGCATTACCAAAGGCGTGCGTCACGCCCACCGCCGCGGGGTCGCCCACCTCGATCTGAAACCCGCGAACGTCCTCTTCCGGTCGGTCGAGGACGCGTGGGACGTGCCGAAGGTCGCCGACTGGGGCCTGTCGAAACACCTGCTGGAACACTCGAAGAGCGTCGAGGGACTCTCTCCCCAGTACGCCGCCCCCGAGCAGTTCGACGACGAGTTCGGCTCGGTCGACGACATCACCGACGTCTACCAGTTGGGTGTCGTGTTGTACGAACTGTTCACCGGCGCCCCGCCGTTCGAGGGAAAGCCCGCGAAAACGATGCACCGCGTCCTGCACGAGGATCCGACGCCCCCGAGCGAGGTGGCCGACGTACCGGCGGCGCTGGACGACGTGTTGCTGACGGCTCTCGAAACGGACAAGCAGGACCGGTACGAGTCCGTGCTGTACCTCCGGGACGGGTTGCGGGACGTGGTGGCGGACTGA
- a CDS encoding serine/threonine-protein kinase, translating into MDASWTRRATLRAVGGMVVGATAVTGTAGVEAQDGATPSLSASFSTVDGQVAVPDGTFSVSGETGGVVDEVAIVVGGEDGSRSLTVAPVTDRTFETEVTVGSVGEGRISASVLSEGADGNLGDGSNPAWIGGGDGGDSLEAYLDDLSADLSGDQVRARLVNATVSEAGSDDLMNTSAFRHRRADTVVENVYPVGEEAIGINPVPVGSAVVVEGTTNRWFDGNAITVAFNDHEGTTVSEARVTDWDDAGRWRTTLETPADAVPATYTIRVSDGASGDVVALFVERTATASATSTPTPTPTSTMATRTPALSSGDDPDGGFPAAGVVAGAGVGAAAVGAGLWWWNRDERDDDPDLSRGDERAAPERIRDDGEDTQDDASWPREELEHLRSEVDEEGEANATGVDTTTTAVSTPADDGPDVEAPGADRPGPPERIPRAPDVRVDYDALTDEEPIGGGGNADVTKATLPTPDGDVTLAIKRPRMQGTLHTDAVERLLAEAETWDKLDDHDHVVGVVDYGAEPLPWIAMEYMDGGHLGTRAGDLPFEQALWTALGITKGVRHAHRMGVAHLDLKPENVLFRSVEDAWDVPKVADWGLSKHLLEHSKSVEGLSPQYAAPEQFDDEFGSVDDITDVYQLGAVLYELFTGRPPFEGKPAKVMHRVLHEDPTPPSDVADLPSALDGVLLTALAREKADRYESVLYLRDALRDVTAD; encoded by the coding sequence ATGGACGCATCGTGGACGCGGCGGGCGACGCTGCGAGCAGTCGGGGGGATGGTCGTCGGGGCGACGGCGGTGACCGGTACCGCGGGCGTGGAGGCACAGGACGGCGCGACGCCGAGCCTGTCCGCCTCGTTCAGCACCGTCGACGGACAGGTCGCCGTCCCGGACGGCACCTTCTCGGTCAGCGGGGAGACGGGTGGGGTCGTCGACGAGGTTGCGATCGTCGTCGGCGGCGAGGACGGCAGTCGGTCGCTGACGGTCGCTCCCGTGACTGACCGGACGTTCGAAACCGAGGTGACCGTCGGTTCGGTCGGCGAGGGACGGATCAGCGCGAGCGTCCTCTCCGAGGGAGCCGACGGGAACCTCGGTGACGGGTCGAACCCCGCGTGGATCGGCGGGGGCGACGGTGGCGACTCGCTCGAAGCCTATCTCGACGATCTCTCCGCGGACCTCTCCGGCGATCAGGTCAGGGCTCGACTCGTCAACGCGACGGTCAGCGAGGCGGGGAGTGACGACCTGATGAACACGTCGGCGTTCCGACACCGTCGGGCGGACACCGTCGTCGAGAACGTCTATCCCGTGGGCGAGGAGGCGATCGGAATCAACCCCGTCCCGGTGGGATCGGCGGTGGTCGTGGAAGGGACGACGAATCGCTGGTTCGACGGGAACGCGATCACGGTCGCGTTCAACGATCACGAAGGGACGACCGTCTCGGAGGCACGGGTCACCGACTGGGACGACGCGGGACGGTGGCGGACGACCCTCGAAACGCCGGCCGACGCCGTGCCGGCGACCTACACGATCCGCGTCTCCGACGGGGCGAGCGGCGACGTGGTCGCCCTCTTCGTCGAACGAACGGCGACAGCCTCGGCGACGTCCACACCGACGCCGACGCCGACGTCGACGATGGCGACGCGGACACCGGCACTGTCGAGCGGCGATGACCCCGACGGTGGCTTCCCCGCCGCGGGGGTCGTCGCCGGGGCGGGGGTGGGCGCCGCCGCTGTCGGTGCCGGCCTGTGGTGGTGGAACCGTGACGAACGCGACGACGACCCGGACCTCTCCCGCGGCGATGAGCGAGCGGCTCCGGAGCGCATCCGGGACGACGGGGAAGATACGCAAGACGACGCTTCGTGGCCGAGAGAGGAACTGGAACACCTCCGTTCCGAAGTCGACGAGGAGGGGGAGGCAAACGCTACCGGCGTTGACACCACTACCACTGCTGTCTCCACCCCCGCCGACGACGGTCCCGACGTCGAGGCGCCGGGAGCCGACCGCCCCGGCCCACCGGAGCGAATCCCGCGGGCGCCCGACGTTCGCGTCGACTACGACGCCCTGACCGACGAGGAACCGATCGGCGGCGGTGGCAACGCCGACGTGACGAAGGCGACCCTGCCCACGCCCGACGGCGACGTGACCCTGGCGATCAAGCGCCCCCGGATGCAGGGGACCCTGCATACGGACGCGGTGGAGCGACTGCTGGCGGAGGCGGAAACGTGGGACAAACTCGACGACCACGACCACGTGGTGGGCGTCGTCGACTACGGCGCCGAACCGCTCCCGTGGATCGCCATGGAGTACATGGACGGCGGCCATCTCGGCACCCGGGCCGGCGACCTGCCGTTCGAGCAGGCGTTGTGGACTGCCCTCGGCATTACCAAAGGCGTGCGTCATGCCCACCGGATGGGGGTCGCTCACCTCGACCTGAAGCCCGAAAACGTCCTGTTTCGCTCGGTCGAGGACGCGTGGGACGTGCCGAAGGTCGCCGACTGGGGCCTGTCGAAACACCTGCTGGAACACTCGAAGAGCGTCGAGGGTCTGTCCCCCCAGTACGCCGCCCCCGAGCAGTTCGACGACGAGTTCGGCTCGGTCGACGACATCACCGACGTCTACCAGCTCGGCGCCGTACTGTACGAACTGTTCACGGGCCGACCACCCTTCGAGGGCAAGCCGGCCAAGGTCATGCACCGCGTCCTGCACGAGGACCCGACACCCCCGAGCGACGTCGCGGATCTCCCGTCCGCACTGGACGGCGTCCTGTTGACCGCACTCGCGAGGGAGAAGGCCGACCGCTACGAGTCAGTCCTCTACCTGCGGGACGCACTCCGCGACGTGACGGCGGACTGA
- the rqcH gene encoding ribosome rescue protein RqcH: protein MDAKRELTSVDLAALVTELGRYEGAKVDKVYLYDDDMLRFRMRDFDRGRVELLIEVGDVKRAHVADPEHVADAPGRPPNFAMMLRNRLSGADFAGVEQYEFDRILVFEFERDDEDTTVVAELFGQGNAAVLDESGEVVRSLETVRLKSRTVAPGSQYGFPDSRVDPLTVGYDAFVRRMEESDTDVVRTLATQLNFGGLYGEEICSRAGVEKTLDIADAGEAEYEALYDAIGRLADRLREGDFDPRVYVEDDRVVDATPFPLEERSGLAAEGFDSFNAALDDYFYRLERDPEEETTGTERPDFEAEIAKQQRIIEQQEGAIEGFEEQAAAERKRAEALYAHYDLVDEIISTVRAAREESVPWEEIEETFATGAERGIPAAEAVLDVDPVEGEVTVDLDGTEVPVDPSMGVEKNADRRYQEAKRVEEKKEGALSAIENTREDLAAVERRRDEWEADDGDGEDEDEPEEPRDVDWLSMSSVPIKQPEHWYEDFRWFHTSDGFLVIGGRNADENEAIVKKYMDGNDRFFHAEAHGGPVTLLKATGPSEKARDVDFPDTSLHEAAQFAVSYSSVWKDGRFAGDAYMVEPEQVSKTPESGEYVEKGGFVIRGDRTYFRDVSASVSVGIQCEPETRVIGGPPSAIEPKAATTLRLEPGKFAQNDAAKRCYREFKERFADQSFLRKVASPDRIQEFLPPGGSSIVEE from the coding sequence ACGACGACGATATGCTGCGGTTCCGGATGCGGGATTTCGACCGTGGCCGCGTCGAGTTGCTGATCGAGGTGGGCGACGTGAAACGCGCCCACGTCGCGGACCCCGAACACGTCGCGGACGCGCCGGGGCGGCCGCCGAACTTCGCGATGATGCTCCGGAACCGACTGAGCGGCGCCGACTTCGCCGGCGTCGAGCAGTACGAGTTCGACCGCATCCTCGTCTTCGAGTTCGAACGCGACGACGAGGACACGACGGTCGTCGCGGAACTGTTCGGCCAGGGTAACGCGGCGGTCCTCGACGAGAGCGGCGAGGTGGTTCGGAGCCTGGAGACGGTCCGGCTGAAATCGCGGACGGTCGCCCCCGGCTCGCAGTACGGCTTTCCGGACTCGCGGGTCGACCCCCTGACCGTCGGGTACGACGCCTTCGTCCGGCGGATGGAGGAGTCCGACACGGACGTGGTGCGGACCCTCGCCACGCAGCTCAACTTCGGGGGGCTCTACGGCGAGGAGATCTGTTCCCGGGCGGGCGTCGAGAAGACCCTCGACATCGCCGACGCCGGCGAGGCCGAGTACGAAGCCCTCTACGACGCCATCGGGCGTCTGGCCGACCGGCTCCGCGAGGGCGACTTCGACCCACGGGTGTACGTCGAGGACGACCGCGTCGTCGACGCGACGCCGTTCCCCTTGGAGGAGCGTTCGGGGCTGGCGGCGGAGGGGTTCGACTCCTTCAACGCCGCCCTCGACGACTACTTCTACCGGCTCGAACGCGACCCCGAGGAGGAGACCACGGGGACCGAACGCCCGGATTTCGAGGCCGAAATCGCCAAACAACAGCGGATCATCGAACAACAGGAAGGGGCCATCGAGGGGTTCGAGGAGCAGGCCGCGGCCGAGCGGAAGCGCGCCGAAGCGCTCTACGCCCACTACGACCTCGTCGACGAGATAATCTCGACGGTGCGGGCGGCCCGCGAGGAGAGCGTCCCGTGGGAAGAGATCGAGGAGACGTTCGCGACGGGCGCCGAGCGCGGGATTCCGGCCGCCGAAGCCGTCCTGGACGTCGATCCCGTCGAGGGCGAGGTGACGGTCGACCTCGACGGGACCGAGGTGCCGGTCGACCCCTCGATGGGCGTCGAGAAAAACGCTGACCGGCGGTATCAGGAGGCCAAACGGGTCGAAGAAAAAAAGGAGGGGGCGCTGTCGGCCATCGAGAACACGCGCGAGGATCTGGCGGCGGTCGAACGGCGGCGCGATGAGTGGGAGGCCGACGACGGGGACGGCGAGGACGAGGACGAACCCGAGGAACCACGCGACGTTGACTGGCTTTCGATGTCGTCGGTCCCGATCAAGCAGCCGGAACACTGGTACGAGGACTTCCGCTGGTTCCACACGAGCGACGGGTTTCTCGTCATCGGCGGCCGGAACGCCGACGAGAACGAGGCCATCGTCAAGAAGTACATGGACGGCAACGACCGCTTTTTCCACGCGGAGGCCCACGGCGGCCCGGTGACGCTGCTGAAGGCGACGGGGCCGAGCGAGAAGGCGCGGGACGTGGACTTCCCCGACACGAGTCTGCACGAGGCCGCGCAGTTCGCCGTCTCCTACTCCTCGGTCTGGAAGGACGGCCGCTTCGCCGGCGACGCCTACATGGTCGAACCCGAGCAGGTGTCGAAGACGCCCGAGAGCGGCGAGTACGTCGAGAAAGGCGGGTTCGTCATCCGGGGCGATCGCACGTACTTCCGTGACGTCTCCGCGAGCGTTTCGGTGGGGATCCAGTGTGAACCGGAGACGCGGGTGATCGGCGGGCCGCCGTCGGCGATCGAACCGAAGGCGGCGACGACGCTCCGCCTCGAACCCGGGAAGTTCGCCCAGAACGACGCCGCCAAGCGCTGTTACCGGGAGTTCAAGGAGCGGTTCGCGGACCAGTCGTTCCTCCGGAAAGTGGCGAGCCCCGACAGGATTCAGGAGTTCCTGCCGCCGGGTGGGAGCAGTATCGTCGAGGAGTAG